The genomic stretch GCTTATTAAGTGACATAAGATGTCTACACGCATAAGTAACCGTACTTAGGGCTTCTGCAAGGGCCGCCGGAGCCCAGAGGCGCCCGGTGTGGGCCCCCGCCCCCGCGTCACGGGCCGCGCTGCAGGCGGCTGCGCAGGTCCTCGGCGCAGCCGTCCAGCCCCATGCGCTCCAGCGCCGCGTAGACGGCGCCCAAGCCGGCGGGCTGTTGCTGACGCCAGCGCTTGAGCATCTCGTACTGCTGGTCGCGGAAGCGGCCGACCTCCACCTCCACGGCCTCGATCTCCGCTTCGCGCAGCCCCAGTGTGCGCACGAACTCCTTCCAGCGCCGCGCGGGCACCGCGTCCATCACGTCGTAGAGCTGCGGGCCGGGCTGGAGCGTGGCTGCCGCGGAGCCCGCAGGGGGCGCTGGCGAAGGCGTGGGCGTGGGCGGCGGCGGGTCTGGAGACGGGCCAGAGAGAGTCGGTGGGGAACAAGAACGGAGGCCAGAGGCGGGACCGCGGGCAGAGCGGGGGACCAGGGGGGTGCACCCCGTCCGCCTGGGACGGGAAGTGGGCAGGTGGTGCCTCAGGAAACCATTACTTCTCATCTCAGGCTCAGGAGAATGGGGTCAAGGCCAGTGAGGTCTCTTACCGAGGGCTCTGCTGCGCAGCTGGTCCCAGGACCACGTCACCTCCGCGCAGGGCGCCTCCTGGATCTGAGGGGAGCCAAGGGCCCAGCCATTGCCTACCAAATGGGTAGCACGGACCTTCTCGATACTGCTGGCTGGAGCTAGAAGGGTGCTGTCCCTGGGCGAGAGGTGGGTGGCCTGGAAGCCAAGAGAGGCCCCAGGTCAGCCTGGGGTCACTCCTTCCTGGGGTCTCTGGCCGGGAGTGGCCATTCCCTGGATCAGTCAGCAAACATTCTTCAAGGCTGCCTCCCGAAGTCCCCCCTCATCTCTCACTGGGTGGCCCAGAAGAactatttcctctgcctgaaataccCCTGTCCTGGCTGCCCTCCCCTGTGGCCCCAACCCTGCCGGAGGCCTCCCTATGGTGACACTCATCCCACTGAACTGTCTTCTGTTTACCTGTCTGGATCCCACCAGACTGAAAGCCACTTAAGAGACAGGTGCCTTGCTGCTCTCATTCACCGACTACTCAGGGAATTCACATGTGTTCATTAGGCCTACTCTGTGCCTGCCAGCCACTGTGCCCCGTGTGGGGGACCATGAGTTATAATACGGCCCAGCCTCTCAGCTCCAGAAGGCTGAGGCCTGGGttcttgctcactctcttcccTGAATATTACTAATATTCTTACCTGCAGGGGAGTCAGGGCCTCCAACCCAGCTTCATCTGCTGAGAGACAAGAGCATCTCGTTAGCAACCAGGCAAGACTCCTAGACCTGGGTGCTGGTCCAGCTCCTCTTGGGTTCCTgtgccacccctgcccccagcactctctccctcagtttcccccctCTGCATCAGGGGTGAGTGGGCTCTGGGCTACCCGTGCGGACCCGATGCCCCTAGaaatgtgcgtgtgtgcgcgtgcgtgtacTTACTAGGAACCGTGGGCTTGCACGGCTGGCAGCGGTGGTACGTGTAGGTCAGGGTGGCACCGAGCAGGAGTGGGACCACCAGGCCAGCCAGGAGCACCTGCACCCAGAACACTGAAAGAACAGCCGGTGGGTGGTGGATAGGAgccacaccccagcctccccaacCATCCCAATAATCCTGCCCAAATTCCCAGCACACCACCTACTCTGCCTCCAGCCACAAACAGTCACACAGGGCTCAGGGCAGCTCCCGAGGGTGCTCCTGCaagaagagggggtggggtggggtggggggcgtgagGGACTAGACACCAGGAGAGGTTCCCCGTCCTCTCCATCCTggaggccctgccctccccaggtcTCTTCCCTGGGCACCACAGTACCCTGGAATGTTCCCAAAGGACTGCTGAAACTTCACTGGTGTCCCcagaaacaacagcaacaaccgCTATTTATGGAGCTTTTTCTAGACTAGATTGAGGGTCACTAGAATGTCAGCTCCATGAGGACCAGGATTTGCCTACATTGTTCCCTGTTggatccccagcacctagaacatctctggaaaatagtagatgcttaataaacacTTGCAgagcaaatgaatggataaagtgttTTACCCCTTAACCTGTGCCCCGGGGATAGGGGGGCAGAACCTGCTAACATCGGCACATGGAGAAGCCACAGATCAGAGTGGTGACGTCACTTGCCCAAGATCTCCCAGAGAATGAGTGGCAGATCATAGTTTTGAAATTGTATCAACCTGACTCTCTATAAACGGCCAAATCCTATGCTTCCTTAACCTACAGCTGGAAAGATTACTAAAGGACACAACCCCTTATTTATCTGGCATAAGGTGAATGCAGATTTCCCTTCAGTATCCAATGTCTGCCTGAAATGGCGCCCACCCACCACAGGACCGAGCTCCCTCCACCTTCCCGGGATCCCCACTCTGCTCCCAGAaccccctccctgtcccaggGCAGCCAGGACATTACGTGGGGCAGGACACACAGCTGTTGCCATATTCATAGAAGCCAGGCAGGCAGGTCCCACAGTCGGTGTCTCTGACGGAACCTGCAGTCCAGGAGATGGCTTGTGTGTCAGGAAGGGAGAGCGGGAGTTAGGGAGagggggggtgtggaggggtAGACAGCCCAGAGCGGGAGTACTCACAGGGCACCCGTGTGTGGCGGTGCAGGGCCCTGCAGTCTGAGCACGGGTGGCAGCGGAAGGGGGAGCCGTCCCTGCAGGACTTGACCAAGCACTCGGGGAACCAGCCCGGGTCACAGCCACAGTGGGCATCTGCCACTGCTGAGCAGTTCGTCAGGGCCACCTGGGAAACTGGCAAGAGTGTTCAGGGAGTTGGGGAGAGTGGAGGCCATCAGGGCCAGAGACCCCCCCGCGGGGACCCTGGGCAGATCCCCTGGAGAATGGAGATGGGGGCAGCCAAAGACGGGGCCACCCCCAAAGGGAGAGGAGCATGGAGATCGCCCCAGATCAGAGGCTGAGGCATATATAGAGATGGGAGGGTCATCGGGAAGTGAGGGGGCAAGGGAATCCTAGGGTGGGATCgaggggggaggggcctgggatgGGTGGACACAGGGCTGTCACACCAGAGGTTAAGCCCAAGCCAGCCACCTCCTTCAGAAACAGCCTGGCCATGGCCTGTCCTCAGGAGTCCCCCCACTGAGCACTAGGCCCCTCACCCTCTTCATCACAGGCCTGGCAGCGGGTACAGCGGGTCTCATGGTGGTTCTCCCGGGCCAGGAAGGTGCCGCGGGGGCACGGGAGGCAGGTAGAGGCACCACAAGGCTTTGGGCAGGGGGCCTTCAGGTAGTGCCCTGTGGAAACCAGACCCGGGTCAGACAGTCAAAGAGggttccctctttcccctccctcctctcctatCTCTGGCTCCCTacttcctccccagccctgcccacctcccctgtcTCCTGACCCCGCCTGAaccccatctccctctgtctgccctcacTTCCCCTCCacatccctcccaccccttcgGCTGCTCACCGGCTGGACAGCCCTTGCAACAGAACAGACCGCTCCTCTTCTGGAAGTTGGAGGCACAGTCACACTTTGGACTGGGTGTGCCGCCCTGGCCCTGGGCGCCCAGCAGCGCAAGGAGCAGGACCTGGAAGACAGGTGGCTGTTGGTTGTGACAGGGCTGGCCGTGCGGGccctccccggcctccccccCTTCCGAGCCCCCCACCGCGTTTGCCCTCAGAGAGGCCCTCTTCTCAGGTTCTTGGGCGGGAGGTGCCATGGATGTGGGGTAAGACGAGCTTCCCTCCCCCCGTGCACAGAGCAGGCTCAGGAGAGGCAGAGCGAGGTCTCCAGCCGGCCCCCCACACACGTTTCCCTCTGCCAGGGCACCAGGGCAGGCACCGGGGGGCCCCGTCCCCACTCCTGGCTTGTGTAAGGTGGAGGACCCGGATCCTCCTCTGCCTGGGGCCCCTAGACCCTTCTGGCCCCCGGGGCGGGGGTTTCCTCTCAGCGGAAGGGCCCCGCCCGGCTGAGGCTCTAACTAGCGGAGTCTCTAAGTGGAGAGGGGTTGGTGGTGGTGCTGGCACACTTCCCCGCGAAGTGGGGCCCCATGGTTCTTAGCGCAGCGACCCAGGCCTGaggtcaggctccaggctgcccgcccccctccaccgTGCTCCCACTCACCGCAGCCACCGCTGCCGTGCAGCCCCCCGGCCGCAACTCCATGGCTCCTGGCGCCTTGCTGGGCCCTCGGATGACAGGCGTGCGCCAGCCCGGGGGCTTCCCCCGCTCCGCCCGCTCTGCCCCAAGCCAGCCCCGGGGGAGCCCGCCtcaggggtgggggccagggcgGGGCCCCCAGCCCACGCAGCCTGCCCCTGCGCACCTGAGCTCACCTGAGGTGGCCTGGGGGCAGCAAGGCGTACGCAGGACAGGGCAGCATCCAGGTCCCCCCGCCTGGGTTCTGGCCCCGGCCCTGAGACTACAACTTCCAGGTGAAGTGACTTCCCTCCTTTGGGCCTCAGAGCCCTCCCTCAGCCATGAGAGGTTGGGCCACAGCGACAGCGACGCAGCTGGGAGACCCAGCCTCCCCAATACTGCCTGGGTGTGGGTACAGGGGCCCCGCCCCTGCAGGGGAGTCCCAGCGGGCATTCTCAGTAGAGCCTGAGACGCATCGCCCGCCCTGGCATAAGTTTACGGGGACCACCCAGGGCAGGGCCCGTGAGGCACCTCGTGGGAGGGAGAACTTcatggggggctcctgggtagccCTCGTGGCtgaggcaggggatggggggtgaTCTTGGGGGTGCTGGTCTGGTCACCTCTGTCCTGTTAATTCACTAATGCTTCTCCACAGTCTCCTCCGGGGGTGCCCTACCACAGACAGAGGGCGACAGGAGTGAgaggcccctgcccccccccccggctcaaGTGCACCTGAGTCAGGAAAGGGGCTGGTTCCAAAAGCAAAGAACTTCTTCTGGTAGTATATACAAGTCTTTATAAAAGAATcaaaagctcaataaatatgcaACTttacacagagcccaacccgaGCCTGGGGTGGCCAGTgggcctgggagagggggaggcaagGACAGGAGAGCAAACATCCCGTTTGGGGCCGGAtgagggtggaggtgggaaagGCCGCCCTGGAGCCCACCCCAGGATTGGAGCTGGTGACTTCAGGGAGCAGCGAACAAGGGACCCTGCAGGGGTCGGGTGGACAGGTTAGTGGGGGTGGCCTTGGGGGGAGTCCTGAGGAAGTACTGCGGCCTGGGCCTGGAGCTCTGCTGAGCCCTCCTCCACTTCCATCCAGTCTGGCAAAGTGCAAATCGGGGGTCCTGCCCGGCGCTCTGGCTACTGTGCAGGCAGCAGCCGGAGCAGGGACCCGGATGCCCCAGGAGGCATGCTGTTTGCTGTCTCTTGGTCAGTGGCACCCTCGGGGGCCTCCCTCTGCTCAGACCTCCCtgcaagagaagggaagggacagacagtCCTTCCTTGGCTGATGCCACTTCCAGAGGGGGCTCTGGTCACCCTTCCTGCCCCACCAGACTCCTTaggccccttccccaccaccctctATAGACACTGCCATTCAGGCTCTGAAGCAGGTCTCAGGctcccttctcccatccccacctcctaatgccatctGCTCCGTCATGACAGTGCCCCTACCCATTCCCAGGGCTCAGTGCCCCCAAGGCCAACACACTGGGCCATAAGCCCTCTTCCCCAGGCCACTCACGAGGCAGTGAGCGTGGAGTTAAGCAGCAGGGTGGTCCTGATTCGGTACAGTTGGGCCAGCGTCAGCT from Panthera leo isolate Ple1 chromosome C1, P.leo_Ple1_pat1.1, whole genome shotgun sequence encodes the following:
- the TNFRSF25 gene encoding tumor necrosis factor receptor superfamily member 25 isoform X2 yields the protein MELRPGGCTAAVAAVLLLALLGAQGQGGTPSPKCDCASNFQKRSGLFCCKGCPAGHYLKAPCPKPCGASTCLPCPRGTFLARENHHETRCTRCQACDEEVSQVALTNCSAVADAHCGCDPGWFPECLVKSCRDGSPFRCHPCSDCRALHRHTRVPCSVRDTDCGTCLPGFYEYGNSCVSCPTSTLGSCPEPCVTVCGWRQMFWVQVLLAGLVVPLLLGATLTYTYHRCQPCKPTVPTDEAGLEALTPLQATHLSPRDSTLLAPASSIEKVRATHLVGNGWALGSPQIQEAPCAEVTWSWDQLRSRALDPPPPTPTPSPAPPAGSAAATLQPGPQLYDVMDAVPARRWKEFVRTLGLREAEIEAVEVEVGRFRDQQYEMLKRWRQQQPAGLGAVYAALERMGLDGCAEDLRSRLQRGP
- the TNFRSF25 gene encoding tumor necrosis factor receptor superfamily member 25 isoform X3 — its product is MAPPAQEPEKRASLRANAVLLLALLGAQGQGGTPSPKCDCASNFQKRSGLFCCKGCPAGHYLKAPCPKPCGASTCLPCPRGTFLARENHHETRCTRCQACDEEVSQVALTNCSAVADAHCGCDPGWFPECLVKSCRDGSPFRCHPCSDCRALHRHTRVPCSVRDTDCGTCLPGFYEYGNSCVSCPTSTLGSCPEPCVTVCGWRQMFWVQVLLAGLVVPLLLGATLTYTYHRCQPCKPTVPTDEAGLEALTPLQATHLSPRDSTLLAPASSIEKVRATHLVGNGWALGSPQIQEAPCAEVTWSWDQLRSRALDPPPPTPTPSPAPPAGSAAATLQPGPQLYDVMDAVPARRWKEFVRTLGLREAEIEAVEVEVGRFRDQQYEMLKRWRQQQPAGLGAVYAALERMGLDGCAEDLRSRLQRGP
- the TNFRSF25 gene encoding tumor necrosis factor receptor superfamily member 25 isoform X1 yields the protein MAPPAQEPEKRASLRANAVLLLALLGAQGQGGTPSPKCDCASNFQKRSGLFCCKGCPAGHYLKAPCPKPCGASTCLPCPRGTFLARENHHETRCTRCQACDEEVSQVALTNCSAVADAHCGCDPGWFPECLVKSCRDGSPFRCHPCSDCRALHRHTRVPCSVRDTDCGTCLPGFYEYGNSCVSCPTSTLGSCPEPCVTVCGWRQMFWVQVLLAGLVVPLLLGATLTYTYHRCQPCKPTVPNEAGLEALTPLQATHLSPRDSTLLAPASSIEKVRATHLVGNGWALGSPQIQEAPCAEVTWSWDQLRSRALDPPPPTPTPSPAPPAGSAAATLQPGPQLYDVMDAVPARRWKEFVRTLGLREAEIEAVEVEVGRFRDQQYEMLKRWRQQQPAGLGAVYAALERMGLDGCAEDLRSRLQRGP